The Siansivirga zeaxanthinifaciens CC-SAMT-1 region CATTTATAAAACGGTCGCATAAATGCGAACCTAAAAATCCAGCTGCTCCTGTTATTAAAACCTTCTTCATTAATAAAATTTTCTAAATTCTAGTTCCGCTTCCTAATTTATAGCAAATAAAACCAATTTTTTCTAATTCGGCGGTGTTTAATATACCTCTTCCATCGAAAACAAAAGCTGGTTTTAGCATATTATCGTAAATTTTTTGCCAATCGAAAGTTTTAAACTCATCCCATTCTGTTAATACAGCAATGGCATGTGAATTTTGAGTGGCGTTATAGGGATTATTTTGAACTTTTAACAACGATCTGTTCTCTTCGTTGGTTCTTGTGTTTAAATATTCTAAATCGGCGTAAATGCGCTCTTCTGTAACTTTGGGATCGTAAACCTCAATATGTGCTTGCTCACTTAATAAATTATCTGCCACTTTTATAGCTGGAGATTCTCTGGTATCGTTGGTATCTTTTTTGAAAGCCCAACCTAAAAAGGTTATTTTTTTACCAGAAACCGTATTGTATAATTTGGTTATTATGTTATCTGAAAATCGGTTTTTTTGATAATCATTCATAATAATAACTTGCTCCCAATAATCGGCAACTTCATTTAAACCATACGATTTAGCAATATAAACTAAGTTTAAAATATCTTTTTGAAAACAAGATCCGCCAAAGCCAACAGATGCTTTTAAGAATTTAGAACCTATCCGGCTATCCATTCCAATGGCTTTTGAAACCTCATCGATATCGGCACCTGTTTTTTCACAAATAACCGACATGGCATTTATTGATGATACACGTTGAGCTAAGAAGGCGTTTGCCGTTAATTTAGAAAGTTCAGAGGACCAAACGTTGGTTGTTAAAATGCGTTCTTTTGGTATCCAATTAGCATAAACATCAACTAATGATTGAATGGCTACTTTTCCAGCTTCTGAAGTATCGCCTCCAATTAGAACCCGATCTGGCATTAATAAATCTTCAACAGCGGTGCCTTCGGCTAAAAACTCAGGGTTTGACAATATTTGAAATTGAACTCCATTACCTGTATGATCTAAAATATTTTTAATTGCTGAAGCTGTTCTAACAGGTAAAGTAGATTTTTCTACAACAATTTTATCTTGTTTAGCTACTCTGGCTATTTGACGTGCACAAAGTTCGATGTATTTTAAATCGGCGGCCATCCCTTTACCTTTACCATAGGTTTTGGTTGGCGTATTTACAGATATAAATATCATATCGGCCTCATCAATAGCCTGATCTACATTGGTAGAGAAAAACAGATTCCGTCCTCTAGCTTCTTCTACAATTTTGTCTAATCCTGGCTCAAAAACGGGAAGTTTATTTAAATCGTTATCATTCCATGCTGCAATTCTCGATTCGTTAATATCGACAACAATCACTTTTATATGTGGGCATTTCTGTGCAATAACTGCCATGGTAGGACCTCCAACGTAGCCTGCTCCAATGCAACAAATAGTTTTAATTTTCATTATATTTTAAATAACTAATTGTTTTACAAACTTATCTAAAACTTCCTGTTGAGAAAATTTTTCTTTTACATACTTTTTAGCATTTGTTCCAATATCTATAGTTAATTGTTTATTTTCTCTAAGATTTACAATACAATTAATAATATCGGTTACTGATGAACCATCAAAGTAAAATCCCCCTTGAGATTCAGCAAGTACGGTTGCTACCTCACTTTTCATATTTCCTGTCACAATTGATGGTTTGCCACTTGCCATCATTCCTAATAACTTCGAAGGCATGACGGTATCAATAACATCTTTCTTTTGAAACAAAACATGAACGTCTGCACTTCTTAATAATATTGGTAAATCTTTAAAAGGAACAAGATTGTAATGTCTTATAAAGCTATACTGATTTAATGCAGAAACTATAGTAGCCTTTTCAGCTCCTTCTCCAACAATTATAACTTCAATATCATCAAGATGATCTAACTTTTTAATAAAATCAATAAAAAAATTCCAATCTTGTTTAGCTCCTATATTTCCAGAATATAAAATTTTGAACTTATTGGAGTTTAGGTAAGGATGGAGACTTTCAAAAGGTTTGTCAAATAAAGAAACATCGATCCAGTTAGTAAGATAATAAGTATTAGATTTTGTCTTTTGTTTCAATTTATTCATCATGCCGTGACTTATAGTTGAAACTACGTCTGCTTTTGAAAGTATTTTTTTTTCTAAACCCATTAAGATTTTAAATATTCTTATGGAATTTCCTTTTAATAAACCAGAATCAATGGCTGCATCAAACTCAAAATCTTGAATATGAATCCATAATTTAGAATTATATCTAATCTTTAAAAACCAACCTAATAAAGCAGAGGTTGTAAAAGGCACTATGGCAATAACAACATGTGGCTTAGATAGTTTAAAAAGATTAATAAAATTACCAAATGTAAAACTAATAAGGTGAATGATTCTTTTAGAAAAAGTTGGATTACTTGGAACATATTGCTTACTCCTTAAAACTTTAACTCCGTTAATTACTTCTTTTAATAAATAAGGTTTTGATTTATATTCTTCACTAATTTTCCATTGAGGATAATAAGGGAAACCAGTTATAACAGTAACATCAAAACCTTTATTTACTAAGTATTCTGCTTTTTGAGTCGTATACAAACCAATAGCGCTATCTTCCGGGTAATAGTTTATTCCTATAATACTAATCCTTTTATTCAATTTCTCTTTTCTTTAAAAATTTAGCTGGTGATCCAGCATATATTGAAAAAGCCTTTAAATCTTTAAAAACCGAACTTCTAGCTCCAACTACAGTTCCTGTCTCAATTAATACTCCCGGAGCAACAAATACATCGGTAGCTAACCAACAGCCATCCTCTATTACAATTTTCTTAGCATAAATTGGAAAATTTCGTTTTGTATAATGGTGAGATCCTGTGCAAATATAACTTCTTTGAGATATAACTGTATTAGAACCTATTTTAATATCTCCAAGTGAATATAAAACTACATTATCACCTATCCAACTATAATTTCCAATACACACTTTCCACGGATAAGTAATTTCTGCAGAGGGTCTTATTATTACTTTTTTTCCAATTCTAGCACCAAATAAACGTAATAGAAAACGACGCCAACCATACATGACTTGCGGAGATGGTTTAAATAGTAAGGCATAAACTATCCACCACAATTGAACAACTATTTTAGTTTTTCCCCGAAAGTCCCTTGGTGTAAAATATTTACTTAAATCTTGGATTTTATTAATTGGGTTATTCATTTATAATTTTTATAAAATTATTCATAAAGTTTTTAACTCTATAATTATTTTTTGCAAAATTATAATTATGTTCACCGACAGAGTTAATAAGTTTATGATCTTCATTTAACTGAGTGATTTTTGAAGCGATACTTGATGCGTTTCTTTTCTCAACAAAAAAACCATTTATTCCTTCGCTAAAAATATCTGGAATTCCTGCATGACGTGTAGTTAATATTAAATTACCAGTTGCCATAGCTTCTAAAATTGAAATTGGTTGACCCTCCATTTCATAATAGGTAGGGAGCACAAAAATATTTCCCCATAATAATAATTCCTTTTTAGAATTACCAGAAACGACACCACAATAAGTAACATTTTTTAATTCTCTAAAGTATCTTTCTGTAAGTTCCTTGTGTTTAGCATCTATATTACCAGCTATTTTTGCTTCATAGTTAAATTTATGTTGCTCTAATATTTTTAAGGCCTCTAATAAATCGAATATCCCCTTTTCTTCCATCAAATTACTTAAAAAAATAATCTTTATTTTTTTATTTGCCTTTTTAACTTTATCAAGAATATTGTTTACAAATAGATAATCTTCTACAAAGTTATATAAAACAAAAATCTTTTCATCTTTTATAAATGGAGACATATTGCCTTTTAGAGATTCAGATAATACTATTCCTTTTGATGTTTTATCTAACAACCATTTGAAAATTGTTTTTCGTATGCCTTTTAACTGTGAAAACTCCTTTCCTAAGTAATTACCATGAACATGAATTATTATTTCTTTTCCTAGAAGTTTACTTAATAAAATGAATATTGCGTACTTAATAACTCCAAAAAAAGTTTGACCTGGAGTAATATATACCATATCAACTTTAAGTATTTTATAGGCCTGAAAGTTAAGTTTAAAAAAGAATAAAGCTTTTTTTAAGGAAAACGCCCCAAGATTTTCCTCAAACTTGTTGTAGGATGTATTTATGGTTTCAATCCTATGACTATTAATTTCTTTTAACTTTTCAAGGACAACTTTATTAGCAAGAGAAACACCCGTTGTAGGCTCAGGCAATGGACCTATTAATAACAATTTATTTCTTTTATTTTTGAAATATAATCTACTATAATAACTAATAAAAAAAGAAAACACCAAGACCCCGGCTTCTCTTTCTAATATATTCTCAATTAGCATATTCCCAAAAAAAATTATAAGTAAACAAATAAAAACTATATCCTTAGATCTAAAAGCCAATTTCAATAGAAAAAAACAATAAAACAAAAATATAGAAAGACCGAACAAACCTGTTCTAATTAAATAGCTATTGTATTGATTATGGGAATTAAAATTCACAACAATTCCATTAGATAGTTTAGTAGTAGTCTCTGATAATATTTGCATATCATCTCCCGTTCCTACACCAAACAAAGGATTGTTTTTAAAAATTTCAAACGTAGCCTTAATAAGAACAATTCTAGTTCCTATTGAAGTCTTAGGGTCATTAATGCTTTGTTCAATTTTTTTAAGCTCTGAAAAACTATTTCTATCAAATCTTGGAAGATAAATTACCAAACCAAACAATAATATTATCCCACCAAACATCGTAATAATACCATTTTTTTTTAAATTCCCTTTTAATGTAACCAAAAATAGTAGGCTTGTTACTATTATTAAAATTATAGATGCCCTTTTGTTCATTACTGCCAATAGTGACAAAGAATAAAAAATGTTAATTATATAAAAAATAAAATATTTTGACTTAGTTTTTAATGCACCCTGAAAACTTAAAATAATACTTATTATTAGCAATAATGCTAGATATAAAGAATGGATTTGATACTTTTCCCATATTATTTTATCAATTAACGTTATATAATGTTGAATTAAAAATATCAAAGACTCACCCTTTATTAAAAAAAAATACAAAAAGACAGTAGACGAAAATATAACTATGGAAATTATAAATGCACTGTCAACTTTTCTTTTATTTATTTCATTCAATGATTTTTCTGGTAACATTGAAAAAAATAAAGGATAAAAAAATAAAGATAAACCTGTTTGGATTTGTGAAAAAGCTCTATCTAAATTATTAGAATGAATAACTCCTAATAAAATTATCAGATATGGAACAGACATTAAAACAAGATATTTAAAATCCATTTTCTTAAAGTTTCTTAAAGAAATAATTCCGAAAATTACGATTGGTATAAATTTGAAATTACTAGGGAACAATAAAATAATAGCGTTTAAAATTAAAGCTGTGGTTAAATATTTTTGATTCATTTTCATTTTTTTAAACTAAAAAAAATGATTCGCTCTAAAAATTTTGGAATAAAATAAATTCCTAAAAAAACTCCTACAAAGTATGCAAACCCATTAGTTAAATCTCCCCGAAGCAAAAAAATCAAATGAACAGCAAAATAAAAAGCTGTTATTTGTTTTGCAAAATCATTAGACTTTAACCAGCTTAAGAAAAATTTAAAAGAATAAGCCAATATAAAAGCAAATAAAACAACTCCAAAAAGACCAAAATCAATATATGCTTCTGAAACTATAGAGTTTGATAAATTATTAAAAACAAATCCATAGTCATTTATTAAATGGTCTCCTATTAATTCCCCTGTAGATATTGGCTTTGTGCTCCACAAATTCCGTGGAACAAAAAACAATAATGCTGACAATAGCTGAGATCCAAAAGAAAGTCCATTTTTCTCCGTATAATCTATGGTGGCTAAAATGTTCGCATAAGCATCATAGTGTAATGTTTGATAAGCAGAAGTAATACCGCCAAAACGATTGTAAGATTTAATTAATTCTTCTGGATTAGAAATAATTTGACTTAAATTTGCATCAATATGAGTTAATGTTGACAGAGCAGGAAATAGAACTACTAATGAAATGAACATAAAGAGAAAAAAAGTTGAGTTTCTGTTCAATAATTTAGGATAAAATAAAAATATAAGAGTAATGTAAACGGGGCCTAACAAATTTCTTTTTTCATTTAATGGGTTTTTTAAAAAAACAAAAGCGATAACCAATAACATTAAAATTAATAATACAATGTACTTATTTACTTTATTTTTATGATTTTCTTTTAAATAGCCATATGCATGTATTATACCTCCAAATGGAATCATAAAAATTACTTTTGATTTAACAAGGTTAGCAGCAACGCTAATACTCTTAGACGATTTCTCATATGTTGAACTAGCAATATCAAGAATAACGCTATTATAATATATCACGATCACTAAAATTGTTACTATAAAAATATTAAGAATAAAAAATGGTTTAGTAGCTAAAAATAAAGGTTTTGAATATTTTGGGATTATGTTTTTGGTAAATAAAAAATAAAAGATTACAAAAGACAAAATGAAAATTAAGATTATAAAATTTGCATATATAACTTCAGACTCAGCATAAGGATACCTAGTCATAAATTGCGTGGAATGTAATTTGAAAGATGAAATTTGTACAATTGGAGCAATTATCAAAAACAAATAAAAGAAAACAATAAAACAAGTTAAAAAAGGAGAAAACTTTTTTTCAATTTTCAAATGATAATAAAAAATAAAAGATATCACAAAGAAATTAATAAAAAAAGAAAACCAAACAAGTAAGGAGGCTCTAAAACTTAAAAAAGCTAATGCACCAATTAAAATATATATAAATATTAAAAATGTATTTAATTTAATTTTCACTTAATTATTGCTTTATGTTTAACATTTTCCTTTTATATAATTTTAAATTAGGCAATATAAAAAATAAAAATACTTATTTCAGTCTTACTGAAATAGTTTACTTATAGTATATTACTCTTAACCTCTATTTTTTCTATTAATTATTCTCTGATAAAAATTTATAATTAAAAAATAAAAAGTATACATATAAATTAGCTACAGATAACTTTAGCTAGTAACTTTTTATAATATTGAGATAATTTATTAAAAAATATTTAAGTCTTTACACTTCTTATATAGCATATTTCCAATTATTTTTTTAGCAGTAAGGGTGTAATGTATTCCATCAGTTAATAGCTGTGAAGGAACCTGACCTATAGCAATAAGATCTAAATCTGATTGAGTTGGAGTTAATCCAGCATCATCTAGACCGTAACATGATATTATTGTAGTGCCATCTTTATCATATATAGGAGTTGATAAATACTCTCTCAATGAAATAAAGTACCTCCCAAACTCACTCTTCATAGTGTTTTCATATTCAGCTCTTGAAGCTGTTGACCCTGATGATGAACCTAAAACAATGGTGTGCTTAGCTCTACTATGTTCAATCATTAAGCGATGTTGTTTTACCAATTCCTTTAAACTTTTATAACCTCCATTTTGTCCCATAAAAATCACTTGTAAATGTGGGTTATTTTTATTTATGTCAAAATCCGTTCTTATTGCGGTTGGTCTATTAATTACAACCTCATTTCCTGACTCAGCCCTAGTAAACACCCAGTCTCCAGTGATATCGGCATGTCCTGAACCTGTCCATTCTAAAGTACCTTTGATATCACCAATATAACATGGGTTTACATGGTCACCTCCTTGCAATAATGGTGTAGCTATATATCCGTTTTGTGTTTTTATACCTCCGTCAATATCTCTGTCTGCAATTAAAACAGGAGTCCTTGTTGCTGGGATAGTTATATTATTAACTATCATCACATCTCCTCCTTGTCTGGCAGGAATAGTATAAACATTCTCACCACCTGTAGCTCCGTTATAAACTGTCATTCCTGATAATGACTGTAGTTCTGCAGTCCAACCTCCTGAAGCGGTTAAGGAGTCTCCCCAGCAGGTAATATAATTAGAAGCTAACCCTAATTTATTAGTAACATAGATTGCAGATTCTACTATAAGTTCATCTTTTATAGATTGATTTAATTCGTTCGCAATATTTAGTACATTTTCATTCTCATAATAAAATTGAAGTTCATAATCTAAATATACATCCTTTAAGTTGTTATTGCTAAACCCAGAATTGTATATAGCTAAAGATAATGTTAATGTATTGGCTCCTGAATAGTAATTGATGATTTTTTTATTACTACTTGTCATTATCAAATCATATAAGTTAATTTTGTTGGTTCCTTCCGAAATGCTTGAAGACAAGTTGATAGCTTTATTACCTACTCCCCAATCACCCAAATTATCCATTATATGAAAAGAATTTAAAGAGTGGCTATTATTTGTTTTTTTGAGTATAATCGTCAAATCCTTATTTAGCTCCAACAAGTCTTCATAATTAAACACTATATAAAGTCCTGCTATATAGGAGTTAGGGACTCCAAGCTCCTTTTTTAATCTAAACTTTGTTCTAGACAATTTTTCTATTGTAACTAAATTACCACCACGCAACAAAAAGTTATCAAAGTTCAAACTAGTATAAGACTGCTCGGGCAACTTGTCATGTATTTGATTATTTGCATACTCCTTTGCCTTTTCTATTTGTTTGGTAATAGCATACTCATAAATTTGTGGAAAACTCAAATTTTCATCAGAGATTTTTTGTGAAGTATTAAAAGCATAGTACCTCAAAATGTGTGTTCCAATTGGGGTTTTTGAACCTTCGTTTGCCGTAATTATAAAATACACCTTTTGATAAGAATCAGATGATCTAACTGGGTTTGAATAAAAATTAGCAATCTCAGAAGACGCCATATCGATCTCAATTTCTTGAGTATAGTTATTCTCTTCAGTGAATGAAATTAGTTGATTTACATATTTTCCAATAGTACCATTTTCACTTCCCCAAGTCGAACCATTTGTCATTCTAAACATAAACTCACATGCTGCCTCTGCTTCAATGACAAACCTTATTTTTTGACTTGAGACATCATTATACAATAAACTATCTCCTATTCTGGCATAAACATAAGAATAAGAACTTTCAACTATTTTTGCAGTGTGCTTTATCCCGTATTTTTTTGACCCAACTCCAAATGCTTCCATCGTTGTAAGATTTCCTGAACTCCCTGTTTTAACACCATAAGAGGTTAACTGATGCTTTATATTTGGATAAAAAGTCTTTAAAGGGAATACATCATCACTTACTTTCTTTATTGATTTAATGGTTGAGTGTGTTTGTTTATTATACTTCTTGTAATTTGTTATTGAAAATGAGCTTAATACTAATCCTGAAAAAGCCGCTAAGATAAAATTATTCATTATTTTTTTGGATTATTTTAAGATGTTGTAAATTAAAGAAACTCAAAATAGAAAATTATAAAAGGTTCATCAAATAAATCTTAATTACTTTCTAATTAATTTTTTAAAATTTCTTAAATGATTTTGTATTTTTAAAACACCTAAAGGAGATATACACAAAAGTATTATTTTAAGTTTCATTAACAAAGAAACTTTTGCGGTTAACATGGTAAATGCACCTGAACTAAGATGAGATGAATACAAATTCACTTCTTTTTTGTATTTTTTTATTTGTTTGGCTTTAAATATACTTTGTAAGGCATAGAAATTAGTCCACCATAGATGAAAATCTAGAGCCTTTTTAACTTTTGGTGTTCTTAAAATTAACTTCTTTCTGATATTATGTATAGCCTCAAATGCATTACCGATTTTATTAATATTAAAATTTGTTGTAGCAGAATCAAGATTATCTGTCCTGTAGTAATAGACTTTCCCGTAACCTAATCCTACTTTATCAGTCATTTGAGATACCATAGTTATAAAATTTAAACCTTCTCCCATAAAAAAATCTGTTGGAAAAAAAATATTATTATCTCTTAATAAACTTACCTTAAATATTTTATTCCAACATCCTATTGGTATTTCTGGGTATAATAAAATACAAGTTGCTTCTTCTGAGGTCAAAACTTTATATGACTTAACATCAGATACATTAACATCTTTTGAACTTGAAACATATTTTGACATACAAAACTCTGCTCCTGTGTTCTTAATGAGGTAAAGCATGTAATCTACAAAATTAGGCAATATAATATCGTCACTATCAACAAAAACAACATAATGTCCTGTAACTTTATTCAAACCAAAATTACGAGCAAATGAAACTCCACAATTTTCATTATGGAATACTTTAACCCTAGAATCTTTTAAAACAAATTCATCACAAATTTGTCCTGATTTATCAGTACTTCCGTCATTAACAATTAGAATTTCAAGTTTTTTATAACTTTGATTTAAGATTGAATCTAAACATTCCCTTAAATATTTTTCTACATTATAGACAGGAACTACAATAGAAATCAGGCAATTAGTTTCCATAATAGTTAATGTTATTTTTTATAAACTCAATTGAATATTTTCTTCTTAATGATATAAACTCATTGGCTTGACTAAAATCTACTTCATTAGAAACTAATTTCTCAGAACTAATAACTCTATTTGATAATTTTAAATCACTCAACAAATTTAACATCCTAGAATTAGCTTTACCCTTTCTAGAGAATAAATGAAATGGTTTATTAAAAATAATAGAAAATGAAAGGCCATGAAAAGAATTAGTTACAACTGCTTCTGAATTTTTGATTAGTTTAACAAAAGTTTCTGGACTTGCATTCCAAAAATATCTGTCTGTATCTAAGAAATAATCCTCTATATTAGTGTTAATTGCATAAACTTTAACATCTAGTTTCTGGGATAATTTTCTTGCGTATTTGTATAAATTCTTTTGTCTTTTAAAACCATAAACCAATAAGTACTTTTCTTTTGGGATAAAATCACTTAGAGACACTAAATAATCCCATCCATGAGTATCAAGTAAGAATACTGGATCTAAAACATTAATAACATTTTCAATACCAAGATCTTTTACAAGTTTTACTCCGTCTTTTTCTCTTATTGATACTGCGTCAAAATCACAAATTAATCGTTTATATCTTTCAACCTGATCATCAGGAATCTTAGACATAGCTAAACTTGCCGCGTAGGAAATTTTTTTTGACTCTTTTGGTGCAAAAGTTAAAAAAAATGCATCATCCTTACCATTCATAAGCTCTTCACAGTTCCATATTTGATCACTTCCGGCAAAATAGTAATCTGCTTTTGGTACATTTCTATTTAAATCATCCAGATTCTTGTATTGTTTTTCTGATATTGGTATGTATTTTGAAATGAATTTCCCAAACTTCAATTTTCCATAAATCCAATCAGGTAGTCTAAATACTTCTCGAATAATTCTTATAAAAAAAGATTTGTTAGATTTTGTATAATATGAAGGGTTGTAGTCAATTACT contains the following coding sequences:
- a CDS encoding UDP-glucose 6-dehydrogenase, with translation MKIKTICCIGAGYVGGPTMAVIAQKCPHIKVIVVDINESRIAAWNDNDLNKLPVFEPGLDKIVEEARGRNLFFSTNVDQAIDEADMIFISVNTPTKTYGKGKGMAADLKYIELCARQIARVAKQDKIVVEKSTLPVRTASAIKNILDHTGNGVQFQILSNPEFLAEGTAVEDLLMPDRVLIGGDTSEAGKVAIQSLVDVYANWIPKERILTTNVWSSELSKLTANAFLAQRVSSINAMSVICEKTGADIDEVSKAIGMDSRIGSKFLKASVGFGGSCFQKDILNLVYIAKSYGLNEVADYWEQVIIMNDYQKNRFSDNIITKLYNTVSGKKITFLGWAFKKDTNDTRESPAIKVADNLLSEQAHIEVYDPKVTEERIYADLEYLNTRTNEENRSLLKVQNNPYNATQNSHAIAVLTEWDEFKTFDWQKIYDNMLKPAFVFDGRGILNTAELEKIGFICYKLGSGTRI
- a CDS encoding WcaI family glycosyltransferase, which codes for MNKRISIIGINYYPEDSAIGLYTTQKAEYLVNKGFDVTVITGFPYYPQWKISEEYKSKPYLLKEVINGVKVLRSKQYVPSNPTFSKRIIHLISFTFGNFINLFKLSKPHVVIAIVPFTTSALLGWFLKIRYNSKLWIHIQDFEFDAAIDSGLLKGNSIRIFKILMGLEKKILSKADVVSTISHGMMNKLKQKTKSNTYYLTNWIDVSLFDKPFESLHPYLNSNKFKILYSGNIGAKQDWNFFIDFIKKLDHLDDIEVIIVGEGAEKATIVSALNQYSFIRHYNLVPFKDLPILLRSADVHVLFQKKDVIDTVMPSKLLGMMASGKPSIVTGNMKSEVATVLAESQGGFYFDGSSVTDIINCIVNLRENKQLTIDIGTNAKKYVKEKFSQQEVLDKFVKQLVI
- a CDS encoding putative colanic acid biosynthesis acetyltransferase, producing the protein MNNPINKIQDLSKYFTPRDFRGKTKIVVQLWWIVYALLFKPSPQVMYGWRRFLLRLFGARIGKKVIIRPSAEITYPWKVCIGNYSWIGDNVVLYSLGDIKIGSNTVISQRSYICTGSHHYTKRNFPIYAKKIVIEDGCWLATDVFVAPGVLIETGTVVGARSSVFKDLKAFSIYAGSPAKFLKKREIE
- a CDS encoding glycosyltransferase, producing MKMNQKYLTTALILNAIILLFPSNFKFIPIVIFGIISLRNFKKMDFKYLVLMSVPYLIILLGVIHSNNLDRAFSQIQTGLSLFFYPLFFSMLPEKSLNEINKRKVDSAFIISIVIFSSTVFLYFFLIKGESLIFLIQHYITLIDKIIWEKYQIHSLYLALLLIISIILSFQGALKTKSKYFIFYIINIFYSLSLLAVMNKRASIILIIVTSLLFLVTLKGNLKKNGIITMFGGIILLFGLVIYLPRFDRNSFSELKKIEQSINDPKTSIGTRIVLIKATFEIFKNNPLFGVGTGDDMQILSETTTKLSNGIVVNFNSHNQYNSYLIRTGLFGLSIFLFYCFFLLKLAFRSKDIVFICLLIIFFGNMLIENILEREAGVLVFSFFISYYSRLYFKNKRNKLLLIGPLPEPTTGVSLANKVVLEKLKEINSHRIETINTSYNKFEENLGAFSLKKALFFFKLNFQAYKILKVDMVYITPGQTFFGVIKYAIFILLSKLLGKEIIIHVHGNYLGKEFSQLKGIRKTIFKWLLDKTSKGIVLSESLKGNMSPFIKDEKIFVLYNFVEDYLFVNNILDKVKKANKKIKIIFLSNLMEEKGIFDLLEALKILEQHKFNYEAKIAGNIDAKHKELTERYFRELKNVTYCGVVSGNSKKELLLWGNIFVLPTYYEMEGQPISILEAMATGNLILTTRHAGIPDIFSEGINGFFVEKRNASSIASKITQLNEDHKLINSVGEHNYNFAKNNYRVKNFMNNFIKIINE
- a CDS encoding O-antigen polymerase; its protein translation is MKIKLNTFLIFIYILIGALAFLSFRASLLVWFSFFINFFVISFIFYYHLKIEKKFSPFLTCFIVFFYLFLIIAPIVQISSFKLHSTQFMTRYPYAESEVIYANFIILIFILSFVIFYFLFTKNIIPKYSKPLFLATKPFFILNIFIVTILVIVIYYNSVILDIASSTYEKSSKSISVAANLVKSKVIFMIPFGGIIHAYGYLKENHKNKVNKYIVLLILMLLVIAFVFLKNPLNEKRNLLGPVYITLIFLFYPKLLNRNSTFFLFMFISLVVLFPALSTLTHIDANLSQIISNPEELIKSYNRFGGITSAYQTLHYDAYANILATIDYTEKNGLSFGSQLLSALLFFVPRNLWSTKPISTGELIGDHLINDYGFVFNNLSNSIVSEAYIDFGLFGVVLFAFILAYSFKFFLSWLKSNDFAKQITAFYFAVHLIFLLRGDLTNGFAYFVGVFLGIYFIPKFLERIIFFSLKK
- a CDS encoding glycosyltransferase family 2 protein; this translates as METNCLISIVVPVYNVEKYLRECLDSILNQSYKKLEILIVNDGSTDKSGQICDEFVLKDSRVKVFHNENCGVSFARNFGLNKVTGHYVVFVDSDDIILPNFVDYMLYLIKNTGAEFCMSKYVSSSKDVNVSDVKSYKVLTSEEATCILLYPEIPIGCWNKIFKVSLLRDNNIFFPTDFFMGEGLNFITMVSQMTDKVGLGYGKVYYYRTDNLDSATTNFNINKIGNAFEAIHNIRKKLILRTPKVKKALDFHLWWTNFYALQSIFKAKQIKKYKKEVNLYSSHLSSGAFTMLTAKVSLLMKLKIILLCISPLGVLKIQNHLRNFKKLIRK
- a CDS encoding polysaccharide pyruvyl transferase family protein, yielding MKKQKSYTITCHRPLNYGAVLQTYALNTTLIEIGLDAKVIDYNPSYYTKSNKSFFIRIIREVFRLPDWIYGKLKFGKFISKYIPISEKQYKNLDDLNRNVPKADYYFAGSDQIWNCEELMNGKDDAFFLTFAPKESKKISYAASLAMSKIPDDQVERYKRLICDFDAVSIREKDGVKLVKDLGIENVINVLDPVFLLDTHGWDYLVSLSDFIPKEKYLLVYGFKRQKNLYKYARKLSQKLDVKVYAINTNIEDYFLDTDRYFWNASPETFVKLIKNSEAVVTNSFHGLSFSIIFNKPFHLFSRKGKANSRMLNLLSDLKLSNRVISSEKLVSNEVDFSQANEFISLRRKYSIEFIKNNINYYGN